Genomic segment of Microbacterium sp. BH-3-3-3:
GGACTCCACGGCGTCGGCGCCTCGGTCGTGAACGCGCTGTCGGAACGACTCGACGTCGAGGTCGACCGCGCCGGCAAGACCTACGCGATGTCGTTCCACCGCGGCGAACCGGGCCGGTTCGCGGGCGACACTCCCGACTCGGCCTTCACTCCGTTCGAGCGCAGCAGCGAGCTGAGGGTCATCGGCAAAGCCCCGCGCGGGGTGACCGGAACCCGCATCCGGTACTGGGCGGATCGGCAGATCTTCACCAAAGACGCGGCCTTCGGCCTCGATGATCTCGTGCAGCGCGTGCGCCAGACGGCCTTCCTCGTGCCGGGCCTCGAGATCGTGGTGCTCGACGATCGTGCCGAAGAACGCGTCGAGACCAGTTACCGCTTCGACGGCGGCATCTCGGAGTTCGCCGAGTTCCTCGCCCCCGACGCCGCGGTCACCGACATCTGGCGGCTGACGGGGACCGGGTCGTTCACCGAGACCGTCCCCGTGCTGCAGCCCGGCGGCTCCATGGTGCCCACCGAGGTCGAGCGCGCGTGCGAGGTCGACATCGCCGTGCGCTGGGGCACCGGTTACGACACCACCAGCCGGTCCTTCGTGAACATCATCTCGACGCCCAAGGGCGGCACGCACCAGCAGGGCTTCGAGCAGGGCCTGATGAAGGTGCTGCGCGCACAGGTGGAACAGAATGCGCGCAAGCTCAAGGTGGGCAACGACAAGGTCGAGAAAGACGACCTGCTCGCCGGTCTCACGGCCGTGCTCACGGTGCGCCTGCCCGAGCCGCAGTTCGAGGGCCAGACCAAGGAGGTGCTCGGCACCCCCGCGGTGCGACAGATCGTGGCATCCGTCGTCACCCAGGAGCTCACGGCACTCTTCGCCTCGCCCAAGCGCGACGACAAGGCGCAGACGGCCCAGCTGCTCGAGAAGATCGTCTCCGAGATGAAGGCGCGCATCTCCGCGCGCACGCACAAAGAGACCCAGCGCCGCAAGAACGCCCTCGAATCGTCGTCGCTGCCCGCGAAACTCGTCGACTGCCGGTCGAACGACGTCAACGATTCCGAGCTGTTCATCGTCGAGGGCGACTCGGCCCTGGGAACGGCAAAGCTCGCCCGCAACAGCGAATACCAGGCGCTGCTGCCGATCCGCGGCAAGATCCTGAACACGCAGAAGGCATCGATCAGCGACATGCTGTCGAATGCCGAGTGCGCCTCGATCATCCAGGTGATCGGCGCGGGCTCCGGGCGATCGTTCGACCTGAGCGCCGCGCGCTACGGCAAGATCATCCTCATGAGCGACGCCGACGTCGACGGGGCGCACATCCGCACCCTGCTGCTGACGCTCTTCTTCCGGTACATGCGACCGCTCGTCGAAGAGGGCCGCGTCTACGCCGCGGTGCCGCCCCTGCACCGCGTCGTCGTCATGAATCCGGGTACCAAGCCCAACGAGACGATCTACACCTACAGCGAGCAGGAGCTCCACGCCCTGCTGACGAAGCTCAAGCGCAGCAACAAGCGCTGGCAGGAGCCCGTGCAGCGGTACAAGGGCCTCGGCGAGATGGATGCCGACCAGCTCGCGACCACGACCATGGACCGGGCGGGCCGCATGCTGCGCCGTGTTCACGCCGAGCACATCGAGCAGGCAGCCGAGGTCTTCGACCTGCTCATGGGCAGCGACGTCGCTCCGCGCCGGGAGTTCATCATCGAGTCGAGCGACCGCCTGGCACGGGAGCGCATCGACGTCTGAGTGTCGGACGACGCCTCGTCGGCCCGTCGTGGACCAGACGGCGCGCGCCGTGCGGCGCGGCGCCGTCGGCGCGCGTCAGCGGATGGCGGTGCCGATCGCACCGATGACGGCGTCGAGCGGCTGACCCGACGCGTCGCGCTTCGCGCCCGCCTCGGGCAGAGCCCGCACGGCACCATCGGCGCCGACGGCGCGGGGATCGGTACCGACCCAGGCCAGAACGAGGGCGTCTTCGCCGCGCAGCAGGCGCTGCGCGCGCACGCCACCGGTGGCACGGCCCTTCGCCGGATACTCGGTGAACGCCGAGACCTTCGCGCTGCCCGCATCGGTGCCGGGAAGGGCGGCCGAAGAACCCGCGACGGTGACCACGACCGCGTCGAACGCCGACGCCCCCACGACCGCGAAGGCGATGACGTGGGCGCCGTCCGCGAGCCGGATGCCGGCCATGCCCCCGCGGAACGGCCCTGGGGGCGCACCGACGAGGCTTCGAAACGCAGCAACTGCGCGTCGCTCGCGACGAAGACGAGCTCGGCGTTGTCTCCCGCGGGTGCGGCGCCGACGACGCGGTCGCCGTCGCGCAGCGAGATGATCTCGATGTCGGGCTTGGTGCCCAGCTCGCTCGCGGCGACGCGCTTGACCACGCCCTGCGCGGTGCCCAGTGCGATCATGGGGCCCCCGACGAGGGGGACGAGTGCGACCACCGTCTCGCCCTTGGCGAGGGTGAGGTACTGCTCCACCTTCGTGCCGGCGGCCACCTGCACGGCGTTGGCCGGGACCGAGGGAAGGTCGACGGGAGAGAAACGCACCAGGCGCCCCGCCGAGGTCACGGCACCGATGTCGCCACGCGTGGTCGTGTCGACCGACGAGCGGATCGCGTCGTGCTTGGACCGACGAGCCGGGGGCACCACCCCGCCGGCGGGCGCGTCGGCGATGAGCTCGGCGCGCACCATGCGACCGGTCGACGAGAGGTAGACGCGGCACGGGGCGTCGGCGATCTGCAGGTCGGCGGCGGCGGCGGCAGCAGCACGGGCCGACCGGGGTTGCACCGGCCCGCCGTTGAGCAGCATCGTGCGCCGGGGCGTGCCGTACGCCTCGGCGGCGGCATCGAGTTCGGTCGCGACCAACTGTCGCAGGAGCGTCTCGCTGCCGAGCAGTTCGACCAGCGCGGCGATCTCGGCGTGCAACTGATCGCGCTCGGCCTCGAGCTCGATGCGCGAGAACTTCGTCAGGCGCCGCAGGCGCAGCTCGAGGATGTACTCGGCCTGCAGATGTGAGAGGTCGAAGACCTCCCGCAGCTTGGTTCGAGCCTGGTCGCCGTCGTCCGAGGAGCGGATGACCTGGATGACCTCGTCGATGTCGAGGATCGCGATCAGCAGGCCCTCGACCAGGTGCAGGCGTTCGCGCTTGCGCGCCAGGCGGTACTCGCTGCGGCGCGTGACCACCCGGATGCGGTGCTCGATGTACACGCGCAGCATGTCGCGCAGCCCGAGCGTCTGCGGCTGACCGTCGACGAGGGCGACGTTGTTGATGCCGAACGAGTCCTCGAGGGGGGTCAACCGGTAGAGCTGCTCGAGCACGGCCTTCGGGTCGAAACCGGTCTTGATGCCCACCACCAGGCGCAGACCGTGGTTGCGGTCGGTGAGGTCGGTCACATCGGCGATGCCGGTGAGCTTCTTCGCCTGCACGGCGTCTTTGATCTTCTCGATGACCCGCTCGGGTCCGACCAGGTAGGGCAGCTCGGTGAAGACGATGCCCGTACGCCGGGGGCCGAGCGACTCGATCGACGCCTTCGCCCGGGTGCGGAAGCTGCCGCGGCCGTTCGTGTAGGCGTCCTTGATGCCGTCCAAGCCCACGATGATCCCCCCGAGGGGAGATCGGGGCCCGGGACGAACTCCATGAGCTCCTCGACCGTGGCATCCGGATTCTGCAGCAGGTGCGTGGCCGCCCCCACGACCTCGATGAGGTTGTGGGGCGCCATGTTGGTCGCCATGCCGACCGCGATGCCGGTCGCGCCGTTCACGAGCAGGTTCGGGAAGGCGGCGGGCAGCACCTCGGGCTGCTGGAACTGGCCGTCGTAGTTGGGGATGAAATCGACGACGTCCTCGTCGAGGTTCTCGGTCAGCGCCAGGGCGGCCGCGGCCAGACGGGCCTCGGTGTAACGGGGAGCTGCGGGGCCGTCGTCGAGCGAACCGAAATTGCCGTGACCGTCGACCAGCGGCACGCGCAGCGAGAACGCCTGCGCAAGGCGCACGAGCGCGTCGTAGATCGGGGCGTCGCCGTGGGGGTGCAGCTTTCCCATCACCTCGCCCACGACACGGGCGCTCTTCACGTGCCCGCGGTCGGGCCGGAGCCCCATCTCGGCCATCTGGTACAGGATGCGCCGCTGCACGGGCTTCAACCCGTCACGCGCGTCGGGAAGGGCACGCGAGTAGATGACCGAGTAGGCGTACTCGAGGAAGGACCCCTGCATCTCGGTGGAGACATCGACGTCTTCGATGCGCTCGGTCACGGGGGCGGAGGAACGGGAATCGGGCATAGAGGAGGCCTCGGGTCGGGCGGGCGTCCGGATCGGACGGGGATCGGAGCCGTGTGGAAGACTTGCTCCGATGTCACTCAGCCTACCGGCGGACCCGCCGCGCTCCCGGAGCCTCACCGGTGTGGTGACGCAGACCATCGCCGCGTTGTCGGGGGAGTCCGACTGGCTCGCCCCCGCGCGCAGCGCGATCGTGTTCGTCGTCGACGGCCTGGGCAGCCACAACCTCGCCGCGCGTCGCGGACACGCGCGCTTCCTGTCGTCGGCGGGCGGGCGTCGCGACGTCGCGCGCACGGTGTTCCCCTCGACCACCGCCGCCGCCCTGACGAGTCTGCTGACCGGCACCGACCCCGGTGTGCACGGCATCGTGGGCTACCGCGCCCGCGTCCCGGGCACACGCACCGCCCCCAACCAGTTGCACGGCTGGGAGACCGACGGCCTCGATCCGCACACGTGGCAGCGCAGCCGGCCCCTGCTCGAGCAGCGCGTCGACGCGGGGCACCCGTGCTTCGTCGTTTCGCGCCCGGCCTACGCCGGAACCGGCTTCACCGAAGCGACGCTCCGTGGCGCCGAGCTCGTCTCGTCGAACGACATCGACGAACGCGTGCGCCTCGCGGCCGACCTGGCGGCCCGGCATGCCGGAGCCCTGGTGTACCTCTACGCCCCGGAACTCGACACGGCGGGCCACCGCGACGGCTGGGAGTCGGATCGCTGGACCGACGCGCTCGAGACGGTGGATGCCGCCGCCCGCCGCCTCGGCGAGTCGATCGACGCGGGCACCGGCGTGCTCGTGACCGCCGACCACGGCATGGTGGACGTCCCTGCGCACAAGCACGTGCTGCTGCGCGACGGCGACGAGCTGCTCGACGGCGTCGACCTGCTCGGGGGTGAACCCCGCATGCTGCACCTCTACGCCGACGAGGGGCGAGCGGATGCCGTGGCTGCGGCCTGGAAGGCCCGCGAGGCGTCGCGCGCCTGGGTGCTGACCCGCGACGAGGCGATCGCGGCGGGCCTGTTCGGTCGGGTCGACGACGAGGTACGGGAGCGGATCGGCGACGTCGTCGTCGCGGCGCGCGGGCGCTTCGCCTACTACGACGACCGCGAGGCCGACAAGCGACCCCAGCGCATGATCGGCCAGCACGGCTCGCTGACCGAAGAGGAACGCACGGTGCCGCTGCTGCGCCTCGGCGCCTTCGCCTGAGCCGTCTCGCGCGGGCGGGGTCCCGGCATCCGCCCGCGCACCATCCGCGTGCGGGACCGGGGAGAGAGCGTCAGCTCTCGTCGGTGCGCGCCCCGAACACGATCTCGTCCCACGACGGCATCGACGGGCGCCCCTTGGTGCGCCGCGCGGAATCCGCCGACGACGAAGACGAACGATCCGGGTCGGCGGGGGAGTCCGCGTCAGTGGACGGCGTCGGCTCGACCGCGTCGAACAGCGACACCGGGGGGCCCGACGGACGCCGCTCGGGAGACGGCTCGCTCTCGGTCATGCCGGGGAGCGGTTCCCGCTGCCCACGACGACGGCGCAGGGCCTCGAGCAGGTCGGCCGTCTCCGACGAGGCGACCGGGGCGTCGGGAGCGCGATTGATGGCCGCGGCCTGCACGGCGGGGGCGATGGGGCCGGTGCCTTCGACTCCCGGCTCGTCCTCGATGTCGAGGCGACGGGGACCGAACGACCCGCTGTCGAAACGCGAGTCGTCCTTCGAGACGGTGTCGAGGGCGCGGAGGCGCGGGATGAGCCCCTCGGGGAGCGACCCCTGCCGTGAGAGCTGGATGGCGTCGGCGTTCTGCGGCGACAGGCTGCTGCGGCGCGGGTCGAAGCCCCACCGCGCGTCGTGGTCGATGCCGTTGGCCGTGAATTCGAGCTTCACCAGCCAGCTCGAACCCTCTTTCCAGCTGGTCCAGCGCTCGGCTGAGGCACCGGCCTCACCGAGCTTGGCGCGCACGGCCGCACCGAAAGTGATGGGGGCGTCGTGCTCGAGGGCACCGCCGAGCAGCACCGGGACGGCCAGGGCCTGACCGACGACGTGCTCGCGCTCGGCGAGGACCGGGCGCTCGAAACGCTCGACGTCTTCGACGCGGGCGTTCAGCAGGGTCGCCACCTCGCGGGCCGACATCCCGGCGCGGATGTGCGCCTGGATCTCGCGGGGGCTGGGGCGCGGGGCACGGTCGTCGTCGCTGCGATCACGACGGGCGCGGCGCGCCTCGGCGCGCAGCACGTCGTCGAGCGGCAGCGCGAAGCGCTCGCCCGCCTGAGTCGCGACGACGAGGACGTCGTCCTCGGTGCCGATGACTTTGAGCTGTTCCATGCGAAACACCCCTCCGATCTGCGGTCGAGGCCCATGCTGACACGCTCGCCGCGTGGTTCCGGGAATATCGCGGGCGCGCCGCGAGTTTCACGCCTCGCCCAATACGCAACCCGTCCCCCGAGCATTTGCTTATCGAGGTCGGGTCATGCAAACTATGGCCGCCCGATCGGGCACCCGATGGGGCACAGCACCACAAAACACTGGAAGTAGAGACCTGCACGCATGGCAACGGATTACGACGCACCGCGCAAGACCGAGGACGACAGCGAGTCGATCGAGGCCCTCAAGGAGCGCGTGCCCGACAAGGCGTCGGGGTCGATCGACAACGAGGACGCCGACAACCCTTCGGGCTTCGAACTGCCCGGCGCCGACCTCTCCGACATCGAGCTCGATGTCGTCGTTCTCCCCGCTCAGGAAGACGAGTTCACCTGCATGAACTGCTTCCTCGTGAAGCACCGCTCCCAGATCGCAGAAGAGAGCGGCCCCGGCTTCATCTGCCTGGAGTGCGCAGCCTGACCTGAGCACGCTGGATCGCCGCCACCAGGCGATCCGGCGTGCGGGTGGACACCACCCACGACGGGGTCGGATCGTCGGGGTCGGTCACGGGAATCGTGACGACACCGTCGACACCACCCCGGATGACGTGCCAGGCCCGGTGGTCGAGACCACTCCCGCGGGCCGTGCGCGCCTCTTCGGCGGCCACGCCGACGGGGGTCCCCAAGAACTCCACCGGGATGTGGCCGCGACCTGCGCGCAACTCGCCGTCGCGGATCTCGACGACGGGGGAGATGGCGACGAGACCCACCACGATCGCCACCGACACCAGGAGCCCGATGAACAGGGCCAGCGTGGTGTCGAGCGGCGAGAACACCAGGGCGGCCATGGGGCCGCACACGGCGGCGGCGACGAGCGCCCAGAGCGACGGGCTCAGACGCTCTCGATAGTCGGCTGCGGTGCGGATGCCGCACCCCCTCTTCTGCATTACCCTCGTGGGGTGACCGAAACGGTGGACGTCCCAATTGTCGCATCCGAGCCCCCGGTCTTCGCCCACCCCGGCGACGCCGGTGCCGACCTGATCGCCGCCGAGGCCGTGCGCCTGCAACCCGGGCGCCGTGCGCTGGTGTCCACCGGCGTGCGCATCGCCCTCCCCGAGGGCCACGCGGCCTTCGTGGTGCCCCGCAGCGGGCTCGCTGCGAAGCACGGCATCACCGTCCTCAACTCCCCGGGCACGATCGACGCCGGGTACCGCGGCGAGATCAAGGTGGCCCTGCTGAACACCGACCTCGACGAGGCCTATGACATCGCGGTCGGAGACCGCATCGCCCAGCTCATCGTGATGCCCGTCCCGCCCGTGCGCTTCGTCCCCGTCGACGAACTTCCCGACAGCGTGCGCGGCGACGGCGGTTTCGGATCGAGCGGATACCAGAGCCTTCAAGGGAGCACACGATGACCGACAACGACCAGCCCGGCACAGACCAGCCCGGAACCGAGGTCGTCACGGCGGCCAAGAGCGCCCCGGCCGATCGCGACAGCGCCGGCCCCTTCGACGAATCCGAAGCGAACCCGGTACGCCCCTACATCGACCTGGGCGGCATCAAGATCCTCCCGCGCGAAGGACTCAACCTGCGCCTCGAGGTCGAGGAGCAGACCAAGCGCATCGTGGCCGTGGGTCTCGACTACTCCGAGTCCACCCTGCAGGTGCAGCCCTTCGCGGCCCCGCGCACCAGCGGCCTGTGGGAAGAGACGCGCGAGCAGATCCGACAGCAGGTCAAGCAGCAGGGCGGCCGCGTCGAGGAGCGCGAGGGCCCGCTGGGTCCCGAGCTGCTCGCCGAGGTGCCGGTCATGGCCGGCGCCGACGGCTCGGCCAAGCGTCTGGCCCGCTTCGTGGGCGTCGACGGCCCGCGCTGGTTCCTGCGCGGGGTGATCGGGGGAGCCGCGACCTCCGACGTCGCGGCCGCCGCCGCCGTCGAAGACCTCTTCCGCTCGATCGTCGTGGTGCGGGGCACCTCGCCCATGCCGCCGCGCGATCTGATCCCCCTCCGGATGCCGGCGACCCCCGGCACCGCATGAGCGACGACTCGCCGCGCCCGGCGCACGACGACGCCCGCGTCCCCCTCGAGCCGCCTTCGGCCGCAGACAGCGTCGGAGCCGCGCTGGGGAACGCCGCGCGTCGCGCGGGCCTCGACCCCGCGAAGCACAGCTCCACCGGCGCTGCCGTGTGGTCGGCGATGGGCGGGTGGCGCGGCATCCTGGAATCGGTGCTGCCGTCGCTGGCGTTCGTCGTGCTGTTCACGGTCACGATCGATCCCGAGACGCGCCAGGGCAACCTCTGGGTGAGCCTCGGGGTGTCGGTGGGTCTCGCCGTGGTCTTCACGCTGGCGCGCCTCATCGCGAAGTCTCCGCCCAGCGCCGCCATCGGGGGTCTGCTCGCCACCGCGGGCGCCGCGATCCTGGCCCTGGTGACGGGCCGCGGTCAGGACAATTTCGTGCTCGGGTTCTTCACGAACGGCGCGTACGGCACGGCCTTCCTGGTCTCGGCCCTCATCGGCTGGCCGCTCATCGGCCTCGCGGCGGGCTACCTGCTGGGCGAGGGCACGGCCTGGCGGGCGGACCGCCGCAAGCGTCGGGCCTACACCTGGCTCTCGATCGCCTGGGCGGCGCTGTTCGCGGCGCGCCTGATCGTGCAGCTTCCGCTGTACTCCGCGGGCGATGTGACCGCGCTCGGCACGCTGAAGATCGTCATGGGCCTGCCGCTGTTCGCCCCGATGCTCGCCGTGACGTGGCTCGTGGTGCGCGCTCTCACTCCTCGCCGAGAGTCCTGATAATATCTTGACATCAAGATAAATCCGTCGCCCCAGACGGTTAGGTCGACCTTCCTGGCATCGACGTCTCCGCGCGGGGAAGATGGGAAACTGCGGGTCTACACCTGCGCATTCGCCGACGAAGGAGACGATCGTGTCCACGGTTGACAGCTTCGGTGCCAAGAGCACCCTGACGGTCGGCAGCACCGACTACGAGATCTTCCGCATCGACACGGTCGCCGGTTACGAGAAGCTCCCGTTCAGCCTCAAAGTGCTGCTCGAGAACCTGCTCCGCACCGAGGATGGCGCGAACGTCACCAAGGAGCAGATCCAGGCGCTCGGTTCGTGGGTCCCCACGGCCGACCCCGACACCGAGATCCAGTTCACGCCGGCACGCGTGGTCATGCAGGACTTCACCGGTGTGCCCTGCATCGTCGACCTCGCCACCATGCGCGAGGCCGTCACCGCCCTGGGCGGCGACCCCAACAAGATCAACCCGCTCTCGCCCGCCGAGATGGTCATCGACCACTCGGTCATCGCCGACCTGTTCGGCAGCGAGAACGCCCTCGAGCGCAACGTCGAGATCGAGTACGAGCGCAACGGCGAGCGGTACCAGTTCCTCCGCTGGGGCCAGACGGCCTTCGACGACTTCAAGGTCGTCCCCCCGGGAACCGGCATCGTGCACCAGGTCAACATCGAGCACCTGGCCAAGGTCGTCTACGACCGCACCGTCGACGGCGTGCTGCGCGCGTACCCCGACACCTGCGTCGGCACCGACTCGCACACCACGATGGTCAACGGCCTGGGCGTGCTCGGCTGGGGCGTCGGCGGCATCGAGGCCGAGGCGGCCATGCTCGGCCAGCCCGTGTCGATGCTCATCCCGCGCGTCGTCGGCTTCAAGCTCACCGGTGAGATCCCCGCCGGGGTCACCGCGACCGACGTCGTGCTCACCATCACCGACATGCTGCGCAAGCACGGCGTCGTCGGCAAGTTCGTCGAGTTCTACGGCGAGGGCGTCGCCTCGGTGCCGCTGGCCAACCGCGCCACCATCGGCAACATGAGCCCCGAGTTCGGCTCGACGGCCGCCATGTTCCCCATCGACGACGTCACCCTCGAGTACCTGCGCCTCACCGGCCGCGACGAGCAGACCGTCGACCTGGTCGAGGCGTACGCCAAAGAGCAGAAGCTGTGGCACGACCCGTCGCGCGAACTGTCGTTCAGCGAGTTCATCGAGCTCGACCTCTCGACCGTCGTCCCCTCGATCGCGGGCCCGAAGCGCCCGCAGGACCGCATCCTGCTGTCCGAGGCGAAGTCGCAGTTCGAGAAGGACATCCTGAACTACGCCGACGCGTCGGTCTCGGACTCGATCGTCGACCTCGAGGTCGACGGCACCTTCCCCGCCTCCGACCCCGGTTCGGTCCCCGGCGAAGAAGAGGAAGACGTCACCGACAGCGAGGTGCTCATCTCGTCGGGGCACCCCGTCAACGCCTCGAACCCGGTGCGCGTGACGACGCCCGACGGGCAGTCGTACCTGCTCGACAACGGCGCCGTCACCCTGGCCGCCATCACGTCGTGCACCAACACCTCGAACCCCTCGGTCATGATCGCGGCGGGCCTGCTCGCCAAGAACGCCGTCGACAAGGGCCTGAAGCGCAAGCCGTGGGTCAAGACGACGCTCGGACCGGGCTCGAAGGTCGTCACCGACTACTACGAGAAGTCGGGCCTCGACAAGTCGCTCGAGGGCCTCGGCTTCTACACCGTCGGCTACGGCTGCACGATCTGCATCGGCAACTCGGGTCCGCTCATCGAAGAGGTCTCCACGGCCGTCAACGAGCACGACCTGGCGGTCACCGCGGTGCTCTCGGGCAACCGCAACTTCGAGGGTCGCATCAGCCCCGACGTGAAGATGAACTACCTGGCCTCGCCGCCGCTGGTGGTCGCCTACGCGCTGGCCGGCTCGATGAACTTCGACTTCGAGACCGACGCGCTCGGCACCGACCAGAACGGCGAAGACGTCTTCCTGAAGGACATCTGGCCGGCCCCCGACCAGGTGCAGTCGATCATCGACGCGTCGATCTCGCGTGAGCAGTTCATCACCCAGTACGCCACCGTCTTCGAGGGTGACGAGCGCTGGAAGAACCTGCCCACCCCGACCGGCCCGACCTTCGAGTGGGACGCCGACTCGACCTACGTGCGCAAGGCTCCGTATTTCGAGGGCATGACCATGGAGCCCGACGCCGTGCGCGACATCAGTGGCGCGCGCGTCATGGCGACGCTCGGCGACTCGGTCACCACCGACCACATCAGCCCGGCCGGCAACATCAAGGCGGGCACGCCCGCCGCGCAGTATCTGATGGACCACGGTGTCGCGCAGAAGGACTTCAACTCCTACGGCTCGCGCCGCGGCAACCACGAGATCATGATCCGTGGCACGTTCGCGAACATCCGCCTGAAGAACGAACTGGTCGCCGCCGTCAACGACGGTCAGATCATCGAGGGCAGCTACACGCGCGACTTCACCCAGGCCGGTGGCCCGCAGACGTTCATCTACGACGCCTGCATGAACTACCAGGAGCAGGGCACCCCGCTCGTCATCTTCGGTGGCAAGGAGTACGGCTCCGGCTCGTCGCGTGACTGGGCGGCCAAGGGCACGAACCTCCTCGGCGTGAAGGCCGTCATCACCGAGAGCTTCGAGCGCATCCACCGCTCGAACCTCATCGGCATGGGCGTCGTCCCGCTGCAGTTCCCCGCCGGCGAGAGCTGGAAGACCCTGGGTCTCGACGGCACCGAGATCGTCTCGATCGAGGGCCTCGAGCAGCTCAACGAGGGCGTCACGCCCAAGACGGTCAAGGTCATCGCGACCCCGAGCGAGTTCTCTCCCGAGGGCAAGCAGCCGATCGAGTTCGACGCGGTCGTGCGCATCGACACCCCCGGTGAGGCCGACTACTACCGCAACGGCGGCATCCTGCAGTACGTGCTGCGTTCGCTGGTCTGACACACCCGCACCGTCGTGCCCCGGGAGCCTCGCTCCCGGGGCACGCGGCGTTTGCGGAGACCACGAAACGACCGTGATCGCAAGGCGTTGCCGGGCCCGACCGGCCCCCCGAGACTAGAATCGACAGGTATTCGCACCACTGCGTCTACCGCACGAGAGGAGTCGCATGGCTCTCCTACCCGGCATTCACGGTCCCCGTGACCTCGACGACCTGGGCCCCGCGCAGCTGCGTCAGCTGGCCGCTGAGGTCCGGTCGTTCCTCGTCGAGAACGTCTCGCGCACCGGCGGCCACCTCGGTCCGAACCTGGGCGTCGTCGAACTGACGATCGCCCTGCACAAGGTGTTCGACTCGCCCGCCGATCCCATCATCTTCGACACCGGTCATCAGTCGTACGTCCACAAGATGCTCACCGGGCGTCAGGACTTCGCCAACCTCCGCTCGCGCGGGGGATTGGCAGGGTATCCGCAGCGCTCCGAGAGCGAGCACGACGTCGTCGAGTCCTCGCACGCGTCGAGCTCGCTGAGCTGGGCAGACGGGGTCTCGCGCGCGTTCTCGCGCACCGGACGCACCGATCGTCACGTGGTCGCCGTCGTCGGAGACGGCGCGCTCACGGGCGGCATGACGTGGGAGGCGCTGAACAACATCAGCGACGACAACGACCGCAACCTCGTCATCGTCGTCAACGACAACGGGCGCTCGTACGCCCCGACCATCGGCGGCATGGCGCGCTACCTCAACCGTGTCCGTACGAACGACGCCTACCGCACACTGCACCGCGGCTCCGACACGCTGTTCCGGCGCTTAGGCCCCGCGGCTCGCGCCGTGTACCGCGGCGTCCGCGGCGGCACGCACGGGTTCCTCTCGCGCTTCACGAACAACGAGGCGCTGTACAGCAACCTCGACATCAAGTACCTGGGCCCGGTCGACGGGCACGACTTCGACGTGCTGATCGAGACGCTCGAGCTGGCCAAGTCGTACGGCGCTCCCGTCATCGTCCACGCGATCACCGACAAGGGCAGCGGATACGCCCCGGCACTCAGCGACACCGCCGACCAGTTCCACGCGGTGGGCAAGATCGACCCGATCACCGGCGAGGCCGTCGGCTCGGGCGGCGGCCCGCAGTGGACCGACGTCTTCGCCGAGGAACTCGTGGCCGTCGGTGCCGAGCGCGACGACGTCATCGCCATGACGGCCGCGATGCTGCGGCCGACCGGGCTGCAG
This window contains:
- a CDS encoding DUF3710 domain-containing protein, producing the protein MTDNDQPGTDQPGTEVVTAAKSAPADRDSAGPFDESEANPVRPYIDLGGIKILPREGLNLRLEVEEQTKRIVAVGLDYSESTLQVQPFAAPRTSGLWEETREQIRQQVKQQGGRVEEREGPLGPELLAEVPVMAGADGSAKRLARFVGVDGPRWFLRGVIGGAATSDVAAAAAVEDLFRSIVVVRGTSPMPPRDLIPLRMPATPGTA
- a CDS encoding DUF3159 domain-containing protein, producing MSDDSPRPAHDDARVPLEPPSAADSVGAALGNAARRAGLDPAKHSSTGAAVWSAMGGWRGILESVLPSLAFVVLFTVTIDPETRQGNLWVSLGVSVGLAVVFTLARLIAKSPPSAAIGGLLATAGAAILALVTGRGQDNFVLGFFTNGAYGTAFLVSALIGWPLIGLAAGYLLGEGTAWRADRRKRRAYTWLSIAWAALFAARLIVQLPLYSAGDVTALGTLKIVMGLPLFAPMLAVTWLVVRALTPRRES
- a CDS encoding DUF3093 domain-containing protein; this translates as MQKRGCGIRTAADYRERLSPSLWALVAAAVCGPMAALVFSPLDTTLALFIGLLVSVAIVVGLVAISPVVEIRDGELRAGRGHIPVEFLGTPVGVAAEEARTARGSGLDHRAWHVIRGGVDGVVTIPVTDPDDPTPSWVVSTRTPDRLVAAIQRAQVRLRTPGR
- the dut gene encoding dUTP diphosphatase, whose amino-acid sequence is MTETVDVPIVASEPPVFAHPGDAGADLIAAEAVRLQPGRRALVSTGVRIALPEGHAAFVVPRSGLAAKHGITVLNSPGTIDAGYRGEIKVALLNTDLDEAYDIAVGDRIAQLIVMPVPPVRFVPVDELPDSVRGDGGFGSSGYQSLQGSTR
- a CDS encoding DUF4193 domain-containing protein is translated as MATDYDAPRKTEDDSESIEALKERVPDKASGSIDNEDADNPSGFELPGADLSDIELDVVVLPAQEDEFTCMNCFLVKHRSQIAEESGPGFICLECAA
- the sepH gene encoding septation protein SepH; this encodes MEQLKVIGTEDDVLVVATQAGERFALPLDDVLRAEARRARRDRSDDDRAPRPSPREIQAHIRAGMSAREVATLLNARVEDVERFERPVLAEREHVVGQALAVPVLLGGALEHDAPITFGAAVRAKLGEAGASAERWTSWKEGSSWLVKLEFTANGIDHDARWGFDPRRSSLSPQNADAIQLSRQGSLPEGLIPRLRALDTVSKDDSRFDSGSFGPRRLDIEDEPGVEGTGPIAPAVQAAAINRAPDAPVASSETADLLEALRRRRGQREPLPGMTESEPSPERRPSGPPVSLFDAVEPTPSTDADSPADPDRSSSSSADSARRTKGRPSMPSWDEIVFGARTDES
- a CDS encoding alkaline phosphatase family protein, whose translation is MSLSLPADPPRSRSLTGVVTQTIAALSGESDWLAPARSAIVFVVDGLGSHNLAARRGHARFLSSAGGRRDVARTVFPSTTAAALTSLLTGTDPGVHGIVGYRARVPGTRTAPNQLHGWETDGLDPHTWQRSRPLLEQRVDAGHPCFVVSRPAYAGTGFTEATLRGAELVSSNDIDERVRLAADLAARHAGALVYLYAPELDTAGHRDGWESDRWTDALETVDAAARRLGESIDAGTGVLVTADHGMVDVPAHKHVLLRDGDELLDGVDLLGGEPRMLHLYADEGRADAVAAAWKAREASRAWVLTRDEAIAAGLFGRVDDEVRERIGDVVVAARGRFAYYDDREADKRPQRMIGQHGSLTEEERTVPLLRLGAFA